A genomic window from Methanobrevibacter sp. TLL-48-HuF1 includes:
- a CDS encoding sodium-dependent transporter: MANEKNEWGSNISFLLAMIGSAVGLGNIWRFPYVLYSNGGGAFYIPYITAVLILGIPFLILEYGVGYNFKSSFPKAIRSISKKWEYLGWFLPVAIFMILVYYISILGWDGFYVIISAFKGWGADPNNYFTNTFLQSTESVSGIATIVPIIAISILAGWFILWFISHRNLEDGIGRVSKALVPLLFIIMIGIVIFSLTLPGAGIGLSQLFNPDWSLLGDFNIWMAAFGQIIFSLSLGMCIAFTYASYAQDDSDLVSNVLYVAVANCGFENFAAIGVFSILGYMSLQSGVAVPDLVTQGTGLVFIVYPEVFNVLGGIANIIGPLFFFTVYLAGITSVLALLEPVSVSIQNKFGWSRNKTVTVLCIIGGACSMIYATAMGSYILGIADTFLNQIALLIGVIFECILFAWIFDASKIIPSLNKNSKTLKIGKWWIVAIKYIIPIVLGFVWIGGLFGVISSGSIVELSILAILAILLVSFTIILKKLPAKSKDWDETQQRL; encoded by the coding sequence ATGGCAAATGAAAAAAATGAATGGGGAAGCAATATCTCATTTCTGCTGGCTATGATAGGTTCTGCAGTTGGACTTGGTAATATCTGGAGATTTCCTTATGTTCTCTATAGCAATGGTGGAGGAGCATTTTACATTCCATATATTACAGCAGTACTGATTTTAGGTATTCCATTTCTGATTTTGGAATATGGTGTTGGATATAATTTCAAATCTTCTTTTCCAAAGGCAATTAGAAGCATTTCAAAGAAATGGGAATATTTAGGCTGGTTTTTACCGGTAGCTATTTTTATGATTCTGGTTTATTATATTTCCATTCTCGGATGGGACGGATTTTATGTAATTATCTCTGCATTTAAGGGATGGGGAGCAGATCCCAACAATTACTTTACAAATACCTTTTTGCAATCAACAGAATCTGTCAGTGGTATTGCAACGATTGTGCCGATAATAGCTATATCAATTCTTGCAGGATGGTTTATATTGTGGTTTATTTCACACAGAAACCTGGAAGACGGAATAGGCAGGGTTTCAAAAGCACTGGTACCTCTGTTATTTATAATAATGATTGGTATCGTAATATTTTCATTGACATTACCTGGAGCAGGTATCGGACTTTCACAGCTCTTTAATCCTGACTGGAGTTTGTTAGGGGACTTCAATATTTGGATGGCTGCATTTGGTCAGATTATATTCTCCCTAAGTTTGGGAATGTGTATTGCATTTACCTATGCCAGCTATGCTCAGGATGACTCTGATCTGGTTTCAAATGTTTTGTATGTTGCAGTGGCAAACTGCGGTTTTGAAAACTTTGCAGCTATTGGTGTGTTTTCAATTCTCGGATATATGTCACTTCAAAGCGGTGTGGCAGTACCTGATTTGGTAACTCAGGGGACAGGTTTGGTATTTATTGTATATCCTGAAGTATTTAATGTGCTTGGTGGTATAGCTAATATTATCGGACCGTTATTCTTCTTTACAGTATATTTGGCTGGTATAACAAGTGTTTTAGCATTGCTTGAACCGGTATCTGTATCTATTCAAAATAAGTTTGGCTGGTCACGTAATAAAACAGTAACTGTTTTATGTATTATTGGTGGAGCCTGTTCAATGATTTATGCAACAGCTATGGGTTCATATATTCTGGGAATAGCCGATACATTTTTAAATCAGATAGCTCTGCTAATTGGTGTTATATTTGAATGTATATTGTTTGCATGGATATTTGATGCAAGTAAAATCATTCCATCACTTAATAAAAATAGTAAAACCTTAAAAATTGGTAAATGGTGGATAGTTGCAATTAAATATATCATTCCGATTGTTTTAGGATTTGTATGGATTGGTGGGTTGTTTGGAGTTATATCTTCAGGTTCAATTGTAGAATTAAGTATTTTAGCTATTTTAGCTATTCTTTTAGTTAGTTTCACTATTATACTTAAGAAATTACCTGCAAAATCCAAAGATTGGGATGAAACACAGCAAAGACTTTAA